A stretch of Henckelia pumila isolate YLH828 chromosome 4, ASM3356847v2, whole genome shotgun sequence DNA encodes these proteins:
- the LOC140862224 gene encoding uncharacterized protein, whose translation MCEAAYENYTENPEEFVKFLEDADKPLYNGCKRYTKLSALVKLYNTKARHEMSDALFSDLLTDFGDMLPDNHNLSSSTYDAKKILSCLSLSHEKIYACSNDCILYRKQYKDCVSCPKCGLSGWKLTKKNIEKKGVPAKVMWYFPPIPRFKRMYKSLETSKNLTWHKETTRVAGQLRHPSDSPSWRLVDHMWPDFESEPRNLRLALETDGINPHRNLSSRYSCWPVMLATYNLPPNMCMKRKFIMLTMLISGPKQPGNDIDVYLDVLVEDFQRLWEGVDGVYDAYRKQFFTLKAVLLWTINDFPAYGKTKDNVATRLDMLQMGVRPELRPKCGEKKTYLPPSACSFTKKREVTSVPVVNGYKSSRSEHKTFLKSIFPKKEKDERWIQDAHNKRFIDWFRAKVAAEIDSRNGGTTSTLTWLAHGPRSQCIKYSSYVVNSYLYQTKARDDERVCQNSGVSLVANTMLVSSAKDKNPLMVDVSFYGVIEEIWELDYHQFQVLLFKCAWVTNDKGVINNDECGFTLVNLNKRGHRNDEFVLASQVNQVFYIDNPARKGWSIVLPVPNRCHEGEDDCSTNSPESRPIDNVVTHEIPWTAHIMSKRRQKNKAAVE comes from the exons ATGTGTGAGGCAGCATACGAGAACTACACAGAAAATCCAGAAgaatttgtgaagtttttggAGGACGCAGATAAACCATTGTACAATGGATGTAAGCGTTACACAAAGTTGAGTGCACTAGTGAAACTGTACAATACCAAAGCAAGGCATGAGATGAGTGATGCTCTATTTTCAGATCTATTAACAGATTTTGGGGATATGCTACCAGATAATCACAATCTGTCATCCTCAACGTATGATGCAAAAAAGATATTGAGTTGTTTGTCTTTGAGTCATGAAAAGATCTATGCTTGTTCCAATGATTGCATCCTTTATAGAAAACAATATAAAGACTGTGTAAGCTGCCCTAAATGTGGCTTGTCGGGTTGGAAGCTAACCAAGAAGAACATTGAGAAGAAAGGTGTTCCTGCCAaggtgatgtggtattttcccCCCATACCAAGATTCAAACGTATGTATAAATCTTTAGAGACCTCAAAAAATTTAACTTGGCATAAAGAAACCACAAGAGTTGCTGGTCAGTTACGTCATCCATCTGATTCACCATCTTGGAGGTTGGTTGATCATATGTGGCCCGACTTTGAAAGTGAGCCAAGAAATCTTCGCTTAGCACTTGAAACTGATGGCATTAATCCTCATAGAAACCTTAGTAGTCGGTACAGCTGCTGGCCAGTCATGTTGGCCACATATAATCTGCCTCCAAACATGTGCATGAAGAGGAAATTCATCATGTTAACTATGCTCATTTCTGGACCTAAACAGCCAGGTAACGATATAGATGTCTACCTTGATGTGCTAGTTGAAGATTTTCAACGATTGTGGGAAGGAGTTGATGGTGTCTATGATGCTTATCGAAAACAGTTTTTCACTCTTAAAGCAGTTTTATTATGGACCATCAATGACTTTCCTGCCTATG GAAAAACTAAGGACAATGTGGCAACTAGGTTGGACATGCTTCAAATGGGAGTTAGGCCTGAATTGAGACCTAAATGTGGTGAGAAAAAAACATATCTTCCTCCTAGTGCATGCTCATTCACAAAAAAAAGAGAAGTTACAAGTGTGCCAGTCGTTAATGGATATAAAAGTTCCAGAAG TGAACACAAGACCTTTCTAAAATCGATATTTCCGAAAAAAGAGAAAGATGAAAGATGGATACAAGATGCCCACAATAAGAGGTTCATTGACTGGTTTCGTGCAAAG GTGGCTGCTGAAATAGACAGCCGCAATGGTGGAACGACGTCGACATTGACTTGGTTGGCTCATGGACCACGCTCCCAATGCATCAAGTATAGTAGTTATGTGGTAAATAGCTATTTATATCAGACAAAGGCGCGAGATGATGAGAGAGTTTGCCAAAACAGTGGGGTTTCTCTAGTTGCAAACACCATGCTTGTTAGTAGTGCCAAAGATAAAAATCCTTTGATGGTTGATGTGTCTTTCTATGGAGTGATTGAAGAAATATGGGAGTTGGACTATCATCAATTTCAAGTTCTACTTTTCAAGTGCGCTTGGGTTACGAATGACAAAGGAGTAATAAACAACGACGAATGTGGCTTCACCTTGGTCAATTTGAACAAAAGAGGGCACAGGAATGATGAATTTGTTCTTGCAAGTCAAGTCAATCAAGTCTTTTATATTGATAACCCAGCAAGAAAAGGATGGTCTATTGTGCTCCCAGTGCCAAATAGGTGTCATGAGGGGGAGGATGATTGTTCGACTAATAGTCCCGAGAGTCGACCAATTGACAATGTTGTTACTCATGAGATTCCC TGGACAGCACATATAATGAGTAAGAGAAGGCAGAAAAATAAAGCTGCAGTTGAGTAG